Proteins from one Leptonema illini DSM 21528 genomic window:
- a CDS encoding helix-turn-helix domain-containing protein: MLFVLTAGRGTLAGRLLVALILVLTLPHLVHIIEPVPQSWPRLLHSFMGSHAFLLGPMLYLFVMEKVDPTRKLRTIDGVHFLPFLLSVLSFFVFKPAPGSPPIALAGILFLSVAGYTVASIYRISDSLPDPLYNYGIRVPVRGHILQWTVGMTGFLWTAQVIIHKWLPHREGAFFRGLIIIAYTVCICYIAILFLLSVQRPDSEPSGESRPKGRYERSGLKEDQSADLMRKIERLMREEKPFLDPNFSPADLSVSLQIPIYQISQVINQETGANFYTFANRYRIEHVVERLRQTEESVNLLHLALNAGFNSKSTFNSAFKKATGMTPSEYYRSMKDEKSLMPEGA, from the coding sequence TCGTCTGCTTGTGGCCCTCATCCTCGTGCTCACGCTGCCCCATCTCGTCCATATCATCGAACCCGTACCTCAAAGCTGGCCTCGTCTGCTGCATAGCTTTATGGGAAGCCATGCCTTTCTGCTCGGTCCGATGCTCTATCTTTTTGTGATGGAGAAGGTCGATCCGACGCGAAAGCTGCGAACCATCGACGGGGTGCATTTCCTGCCCTTTCTGCTTTCTGTCCTTTCTTTCTTCGTCTTCAAGCCAGCTCCGGGAAGTCCGCCCATCGCACTTGCTGGCATCCTCTTTCTCAGCGTCGCCGGATACACGGTTGCATCGATTTACCGTATTTCGGATTCTCTGCCCGATCCGCTTTATAACTACGGCATAAGGGTTCCCGTGCGGGGACATATACTCCAATGGACGGTGGGGATGACAGGGTTCCTCTGGACGGCCCAGGTTATCATTCATAAGTGGCTTCCCCACAGAGAAGGGGCGTTCTTCAGAGGGCTGATCATTATTGCGTATACCGTGTGCATCTGCTACATCGCTATACTGTTTCTGCTTTCTGTACAGCGACCCGATTCGGAGCCGTCTGGCGAGTCGAGGCCGAAGGGCAGGTACGAGAGATCGGGCCTGAAAGAGGATCAGAGCGCCGACCTGATGCGAAAGATCGAACGTCTGATGCGGGAAGAAAAGCCTTTTCTTGATCCGAATTTCTCACCGGCCGACCTATCTGTGTCGTTACAGATCCCGATCTATCAGATCAGTCAGGTCATCAATCAGGAGACGGGAGCGAACTTCTATACCTTCGCAAACAGATACAGGATCGAGCATGTCGTTGAGAGGCTGAGACAGACCGAAGAATCGGTTAACCTTCTTCACCTTGCCCTGAATGCGGGATTCAATTCAAAGTCGACGTTCAACAGCGCGTTCAAAAAGGCGACGGGTATGACGCCCTCGGAATACTATCGATCTATGAAAGACGAGAAATCGCTGATGCCTGAAGGCGCCTGA
- a CDS encoding cyclic nucleotide-binding domain-containing protein yields MDLKSLRRRGISLVQFLQNTELFQAVPVETIKDLLRQAEPLELKPGRIVLKEGESGSDLYVVVSGRLRAEQAGTVIGEVNAGEYFGEAALLTDDRRQATVRAVTNSELIRISRDLFEDLMHRYPQQLRAVADVIGRRLRSSKKRLFRPVEKDLLQFLKRLDLFSSLPATVLRRLEPMMQWMSIPDHEEVLRQGDAGDGLYVVLNGRLRWIHRDADGRILRSGFFHPGDVFGELSVLTGETRTATVFAVRDCELIRLSGKSFERIIRKEPTLLFPITRILAQRINGHTTHGSHPRNFCLLPIHQDVDPLEFGSLLREALGGKTLLVSVHDVPARAEREGSLDDVEFSRRLAVLEQEYDYTIFAAEYTDTAWTRRCLRHADSIILLASASGGPSLSPVEIKRLHRADVSDDPLADHQELVILHDGAGARTPASNFLSMRSVRHHHVRRHHVPDFARLGRHLTGRSVGVVLGGGGARGLAHAGVYRALLEAGIPLDSIGGTSMGSIIGGLMAMQLPPDEVVRMIGLLIVERNPLRDYTFPFVSMIRGRQYSNALREAFGEQFIEELPVPFFAMAADLTDRKALAIDRGRLWKATRASSSLPGIAPPLLHSGHLLVDGGIMNNVPADVMKERGAGRVLAVHVGENDVTVNDAVLAALQRSPGEAPPVLRMLWNRMLPRSRRTYFPGLAQILLRSAMLGGESHDQVARASATVWTTLPVHEFSLLNWKAAPDLIEIGYRHAMDNMDEWKRLLLE; encoded by the coding sequence ATGGATCTAAAAAGTCTGCGGCGGCGGGGAATCTCGCTCGTTCAATTCTTACAGAATACCGAGCTCTTTCAAGCCGTGCCCGTCGAGACGATCAAAGATCTACTGCGCCAGGCTGAGCCGCTCGAACTCAAGCCCGGCCGAATCGTATTGAAAGAAGGGGAATCCGGGAGCGACCTGTATGTCGTCGTCAGCGGCCGCCTGCGAGCTGAACAGGCCGGAACGGTAATCGGCGAGGTCAACGCCGGCGAATACTTCGGCGAAGCGGCTCTGTTAACCGATGACCGCCGTCAGGCGACGGTGCGAGCGGTAACGAATTCCGAGCTCATTCGCATCAGCCGCGATCTTTTCGAAGATCTGATGCATCGTTATCCACAGCAGCTTCGAGCCGTAGCCGACGTCATCGGGCGACGGCTGCGTTCGTCGAAGAAAAGACTGTTCCGCCCCGTCGAAAAGGATTTGCTTCAGTTCTTGAAAAGGCTTGATCTGTTTTCGAGCCTGCCTGCCACCGTTCTTCGCCGCCTTGAGCCTATGATGCAATGGATGAGCATCCCTGACCATGAAGAGGTCTTACGTCAGGGCGATGCCGGCGACGGTCTCTACGTGGTTCTTAACGGACGTTTGCGATGGATCCATCGTGACGCTGACGGGCGTATTCTACGCAGCGGCTTTTTTCATCCGGGGGACGTCTTTGGCGAGCTTTCTGTATTAACGGGTGAAACGCGCACAGCCACCGTTTTTGCCGTACGGGACTGCGAGCTCATACGTCTGTCGGGCAAATCCTTTGAAAGAATTATCAGAAAAGAACCTACGCTTTTATTTCCCATCACGCGCATCCTCGCTCAACGGATCAACGGTCATACGACGCATGGCTCGCATCCGCGGAACTTCTGCCTTCTACCGATCCATCAGGACGTCGATCCGCTCGAATTCGGTAGTCTTTTGCGAGAGGCGTTAGGCGGTAAAACTCTGCTGGTCAGCGTCCATGACGTTCCTGCCCGTGCGGAGCGCGAGGGATCGCTGGATGATGTGGAGTTCAGCCGCCGCCTTGCCGTGCTCGAGCAGGAATACGATTATACGATCTTTGCCGCCGAATATACAGATACGGCCTGGACCCGTCGCTGCCTGCGCCATGCCGATTCTATCATTTTACTGGCCTCGGCCTCGGGTGGTCCGTCATTAAGTCCGGTCGAAATCAAGAGGCTGCATCGGGCCGACGTTTCGGATGACCCTCTTGCCGATCATCAGGAGCTTGTAATTCTTCACGACGGAGCGGGGGCGCGGACGCCGGCATCAAATTTTCTCTCTATGCGCTCCGTGCGGCATCATCATGTTCGACGACATCATGTACCGGATTTTGCGAGACTTGGACGTCATCTGACCGGCCGTTCCGTCGGCGTAGTGTTAGGCGGCGGAGGCGCTCGCGGCCTTGCGCACGCCGGCGTCTATCGAGCTCTGCTTGAAGCGGGCATTCCGCTTGATAGCATCGGCGGGACGAGCATGGGCTCGATTATCGGAGGCCTGATGGCCATGCAACTGCCGCCCGATGAAGTGGTGCGTATGATCGGATTATTGATCGTCGAACGAAATCCTCTGCGCGATTATACGTTTCCCTTTGTGAGCATGATACGCGGACGACAGTATTCGAATGCGTTACGTGAGGCGTTTGGCGAGCAGTTTATCGAAGAGTTGCCCGTTCCTTTTTTTGCTATGGCCGCCGATCTCACCGATCGAAAGGCTCTTGCAATCGATAGAGGCCGTCTGTGGAAGGCGACGCGAGCAAGCTCGTCACTGCCGGGCATCGCTCCTCCTCTATTGCACAGCGGGCATCTGCTTGTCGATGGCGGCATTATGAACAACGTGCCCGCCGATGTGATGAAAGAGCGAGGCGCCGGCCGTGTACTTGCCGTGCATGTCGGCGAGAATGACGTCACCGTGAATGATGCCGTCCTGGCCGCTCTTCAGCGTAGCCCGGGCGAGGCGCCGCCCGTTCTTCGAATGCTCTGGAATCGCATGCTTCCGCGAAGCCGCCGCACCTATTTCCCTGGACTGGCACAGATCCTGTTGCGGTCTGCCATGCTCGGAGGCGAGAGCCATGATCAGGTAGCCCGTGCCTCGGCGACGGTCTGGACGACGCTTCCCGTACACGAGTTCAGTCTTCTGAACTGGAAGGCCGCTCCGGATCTTATCGAGATCGGTTACAGGCATGCGATGGACAATATGGACGAGTGGAAGCGGCTTCTTCTGGAGTAA
- a CDS encoding THUMP domain-containing class I SAM-dependent RNA methyltransferase, whose product MAAEQSVKKKMKDLNHYFCICNPGLETLAQNELRLLRIQGVPEVGGLAFSGTDRDVVQANLCLRTASRILQRIALFPVAGFDGFEKQCRRIKWGRFLTPSVPIDVRVTCESSRLYHEKAVQERLLHWLNEDCAVRPGEEGESSQRIYVRIVKNRCTISIDTSGDHLHRRGYRLQTAKAPLRENLAAAMVLASGWARNRPPLYDPFCGSGTILIEAALIAKRIVPGLVTERTYAFQSWPDASKYVELVTELREHWKGQIRAESQPLFFGSDRDAGAIQAAQENARRAGLTIEWQQCSFSDVSYLPDSFVLCNPPYGQRIGEDLRNLYAALGGLARSRPDLTIAWLSSDPRWQRATAMAWQKRLGFSNGGLAVQLLRNG is encoded by the coding sequence GTGGCGGCCGAACAATCGGTAAAAAAGAAGATGAAAGACCTGAATCATTATTTCTGCATCTGCAATCCGGGGCTTGAAACGCTGGCGCAGAACGAGCTGCGACTGTTGCGCATTCAGGGCGTTCCCGAGGTGGGCGGCCTTGCCTTTTCAGGAACGGACCGCGACGTTGTTCAGGCTAACCTCTGCCTGCGCACGGCGTCGCGCATCTTACAGAGGATCGCGCTTTTTCCTGTAGCGGGATTTGACGGCTTCGAGAAGCAATGCCGTCGCATTAAGTGGGGACGTTTCCTGACGCCCTCCGTTCCGATCGATGTCAGGGTAACATGTGAAAGCTCTCGCCTCTATCACGAGAAGGCCGTGCAGGAGCGTCTTCTGCACTGGCTTAACGAGGATTGCGCCGTGAGACCGGGCGAAGAGGGGGAGTCGTCGCAGCGAATATACGTGCGTATCGTGAAGAATCGATGCACGATCAGCATCGATACGTCGGGCGACCATCTTCACCGTCGCGGGTATCGCCTGCAGACGGCGAAGGCGCCGCTGCGCGAAAACCTTGCAGCTGCCATGGTTCTTGCCTCCGGATGGGCGCGGAACCGTCCGCCTCTGTATGATCCGTTTTGCGGATCGGGTACGATTCTGATCGAGGCCGCCCTGATCGCAAAACGCATCGTGCCCGGCCTTGTTACGGAGAGAACCTACGCCTTTCAGTCATGGCCGGACGCTTCGAAGTATGTCGAGCTTGTTACAGAGCTGCGCGAACACTGGAAAGGGCAGATACGTGCCGAGTCGCAGCCTCTATTCTTCGGCTCGGATCGCGACGCAGGAGCGATTCAGGCCGCCCAAGAGAACGCGCGGCGTGCGGGCCTCACTATAGAATGGCAGCAGTGTTCGTTTTCTGATGTATCGTATCTGCCCGATTCGTTTGTTCTGTGTAATCCGCCTTACGGGCAGCGCATCGGCGAAGATCTGCGAAATCTATATGCCGCGCTTGGCGGCCTGGCCAGAAGCCGCCCCGACCTGACAATCGCCTGGTTAAGCAGCGATCCGCGGTGGCAGAGGGCGACGGCCATGGCCTGGCAGAAGCGCCTCGGCTTCTCAAACGGCGGCCTTGCCGTTCAGCTCTTGCGAAATGGATAG
- a CDS encoding N-acyl-D-amino-acid deacylase family protein, with protein sequence MTLIQNARIFNGSKAPSFIGDIRLENGQISEISKQPLQPRAFEETVDATGLWAMPGFIDFHTHYDAEIEISPDLQESVRHGVTTITLGSCSLSLALGDPVDLADMFSRVEAIPRKSVLEILQSRKTWNSAEQYRNHLNDLPLGPNVTSFAGHSAIRTHVLGLERALSRRAKVSREELGRMNDHLEEALDNGFLGMSINTLVWDKMDGSRFRSRPLPSTFAPWSEYKFLNRTLRRRGKVFQGVPNVSTKVNVIMFLLETMGILRPALKTTVISLMDVKYDPHLYKVLSLMGRLTNTILKSDFRLQALPEPFDLYADGMDVVVFEEFAAGAAANHIEDEYERRRLVQNPEYRNWFRKQWTNWFLPRVFHRNFKETKIVEAPDPTLLGKSIDDVGRERGVDSVTAFLDLVAEYGNSIRWYTVMANHRREPLEKIVSLPDVLIGFSDAGAHLRGMAHYNFPLRMLKLVNDSHRDGRPFMSLEHAVHRLTGEIADWFGIDAGYLGVGRRADLVLVDPAKLDDSLARDVEAPMPFLDGFKRWVRRNDDTVKQVYINGRLAVKNGIPVPELGQKKGFGQFLGSQIGY encoded by the coding sequence ATGACATTAATTCAGAATGCGCGCATCTTTAACGGAAGCAAGGCGCCCTCCTTTATCGGAGACATCCGCCTTGAGAACGGTCAAATCAGCGAAATATCAAAGCAGCCTCTTCAGCCCCGTGCGTTTGAAGAGACGGTCGATGCGACGGGGCTCTGGGCCATGCCGGGCTTTATCGACTTTCACACGCACTACGACGCTGAGATCGAGATCTCGCCCGATTTGCAGGAGTCCGTGCGTCACGGCGTAACGACCATTACTCTCGGTAGCTGTTCGCTCTCTCTCGCGCTTGGAGATCCGGTCGACCTCGCCGATATGTTCAGCCGTGTGGAGGCCATTCCGCGCAAGTCCGTTCTTGAGATTCTACAGTCACGCAAAACATGGAACTCGGCCGAGCAGTATCGCAATCATCTGAATGATCTGCCGCTCGGCCCGAACGTCACCTCTTTTGCCGGGCATTCGGCGATCCGTACGCATGTTCTCGGTCTGGAGCGAGCGCTGAGCCGCCGCGCGAAGGTCAGCCGTGAAGAACTGGGCCGCATGAACGATCATCTTGAAGAGGCTCTTGATAACGGCTTTCTTGGCATGTCGATCAACACGCTTGTGTGGGATAAGATGGACGGCAGTCGCTTTCGCTCTCGACCGCTTCCGTCGACCTTTGCTCCCTGGAGCGAATATAAATTTCTCAACCGCACGTTGAGGCGCCGCGGAAAGGTCTTTCAGGGCGTTCCGAACGTTTCGACGAAGGTGAACGTCATCATGTTTCTTCTTGAAACGATGGGCATTCTACGTCCGGCGTTGAAAACGACCGTTATCTCGCTGATGGACGTCAAATACGATCCGCATCTTTATAAAGTACTCTCTTTGATGGGACGCCTTACGAATACAATTCTAAAATCGGATTTTCGTTTGCAGGCGTTACCCGAACCCTTCGATCTTTATGCCGACGGAATGGATGTCGTCGTCTTCGAAGAATTCGCCGCCGGAGCTGCGGCCAATCATATTGAAGATGAATATGAACGGCGAAGGCTCGTGCAGAATCCGGAATACCGTAACTGGTTTCGCAAGCAATGGACGAACTGGTTTCTGCCAAGAGTGTTCCATCGAAATTTCAAAGAGACGAAGATCGTCGAAGCGCCCGATCCTACGCTTCTCGGCAAATCGATCGACGACGTGGGCAGAGAGCGCGGAGTCGATTCGGTAACGGCCTTTCTCGATCTCGTCGCTGAATATGGAAACAGCATCCGCTGGTATACGGTAATGGCGAATCACCGTCGCGAACCGCTGGAGAAGATCGTTTCTCTGCCCGATGTGCTGATCGGATTTTCAGATGCAGGCGCTCATCTTCGCGGCATGGCGCATTACAACTTTCCGCTGCGTATGCTGAAGCTTGTGAACGATTCGCACAGAGACGGACGCCCTTTTATGAGCCTGGAGCATGCCGTTCACAGGTTAACCGGCGAGATCGCCGACTGGTTCGGAATCGATGCCGGCTATTTAGGAGTAGGCCGTAGAGCCGATCTTGTGCTCGTCGATCCCGCTAAACTCGACGATTCGCTTGCCCGCGACGTTGAGGCGCCGATGCCGTTTCTTGACGGATTCAAACGCTGGGTGCGCCGCAACGACGATACGGTGAAGCAGGTGTATATCAACGGACGCCTTGCCGTAAAAAACGGTATTCCAGTACCCGAGCTCGGTCAGAAGAAAGGCTTCGGCCAGTTCCTCGGCTCACAGATCGGCTACTGA
- a CDS encoding EVE domain-containing protein, translating into MNYWLLKSEPETFSWDDHLREKRSMWDGVRNYTARNNLRSMKKGDRAFFYHSGKNPCIVGIVEIAKEAYPDPTATEGDWSVVDIVPVAPLLRPISLKEIKATEALSGMSLVTSFRLSVQPVTPAEFKLILKMAGN; encoded by the coding sequence GTGAATTACTGGCTTCTCAAGTCCGAACCCGAGACCTTCTCCTGGGACGATCATCTGCGCGAAAAGCGCTCGATGTGGGACGGTGTGCGTAACTACACGGCGCGAAATAACCTGCGAAGCATGAAGAAAGGCGATCGAGCCTTTTTCTATCACAGCGGTAAGAATCCCTGCATCGTCGGTATCGTCGAGATTGCAAAAGAGGCGTATCCCGACCCGACGGCGACGGAGGGCGACTGGTCGGTCGTCGATATCGTTCCCGTGGCCCCGCTTCTGCGTCCGATCTCTTTGAAAGAGATCAAAGCGACAGAGGCTCTCTCTGGCATGTCGCTTGTTACGAGTTTTCGACTTTCCGTGCAGCCTGTGACGCCCGCCGAGTTCAAGCTCATTCTCAAAATGGCCGGCAATTGA
- a CDS encoding DUF1361 domain-containing protein has product MSSAFLKINIAHLLFNLVFLLLLRVKTGSDANDFLVWNLFLAFLPLAFALLLTAIRSGSAILSVVLALLWLLFYPNAPYMITDLIHIDVNVPIDPSTGDVKGVLWVAVLIFSFAMQALLFGFYSIKLIRTVLLRRFSRGLTEITIGLSLTLSSFGIYLGRILRLNSWDALTHPIETLLLILEHLFPPTKNPETYLTIIVFTTVQYLLVRSIHALDEKR; this is encoded by the coding sequence ATGTCGTCAGCCTTCTTGAAAATCAACATTGCCCACCTTCTCTTCAACCTTGTTTTTCTTTTATTGTTGCGGGTCAAAACCGGGAGTGACGCCAATGACTTTCTGGTCTGGAATCTCTTCCTTGCCTTTCTGCCGCTTGCCTTCGCGCTGCTCCTGACTGCGATTCGCTCAGGCAGTGCAATACTGTCTGTCGTCCTTGCCCTTCTCTGGCTGCTTTTTTATCCGAATGCCCCATACATGATTACGGATCTCATCCATATCGATGTAAACGTACCGATTGATCCGTCAACAGGAGATGTAAAGGGGGTTCTCTGGGTTGCAGTCCTGATCTTTTCTTTTGCAATGCAGGCGCTGCTTTTCGGCTTTTATTCCATCAAGCTCATACGCACCGTGCTGCTCAGGCGATTCAGCCGCGGTCTCACAGAAATAACGATCGGCCTCAGCCTGACGCTCTCAAGCTTCGGTATCTATCTCGGTCGTATACTTCGATTGAATTCATGGGATGCGCTGACTCATCCGATCGAGACACTGCTTCTGATTCTCGAACATCTCTTTCCACCGACAAAAAACCCGGAAACGTACCTGACCATTATCGTTTTCACTACCGTTCAATATCTGCTTGTACGAAGTATTCATGCTTTAGATGAAAAGAGGTAA